The segment CGTTTGCCAAGAACAAAAAGCCCGTTTATAATCAAAAGCCAAACGAGAATTCCACTTAAACTCAGGCACGTAAGGAATCTGTTTCATATAGGAATTATCATCTATATGCTGCCTTTTACGAGTTCGAGAGCGTGCCCAACTAAAGTTTCCCGATAAACTCGTCTTTAATTCTCCAAATTTCAATTCTAACTTACCCGCAAACTCTGCTCCTGTTGAAAGTACATTCCGTTTATTTTGAGGTGTCCATATCCATTGATTTCCATCTTTAGGTAACCAGAGAATCCAGTTATCTATGTACATTATATATCCTGAAGCTTCTGCATTGAGTGTTATCCAGGATGCTAGCTTCTTTTTATACCCTATTGAGGCATCATAAGAATATCCATCTTCTGGCTTTACATCTGGATTTCCTCCAGGTCGCCAATATAGATCATTCATACTAGGAAATCGGTAATTATAGGATATACTCCCTTTTATATAAAATGACTTATCAAAGAAATTAGTAGCAAAACCTGCTGTCCAAGTAGAAACATTCTTTCTATTATTCTGCTCAAACATATATTGTCCATGCAGTTGAAGCCACCTTAAAGGACTCCACCTTGCAGACATTTGCCAAGACAATACATTGCGATAATGCCGCAATGGAGGATCGGGTTCTGGAATATGATAATAGGTGTTGTCAATTATGTATTTGGCAGAGTCAACATCAATATAGCTACTCACATTTATTTGATCATGTGTATAAGTAAGTGTAGTGTTTAAAACAAGTTCATCGATGGGAGCACAAGAATAATCAGCTACTCCCTGCCAAGTTTTCGAGGAGTTAATATTTCCTTCTGGATCAAATAATCCACCATCAAACCATTTATCATATTTCAATCGATAATAAAGCCATGCCCCCTTCAGATGAAACTCGTGAATGCCCCTTACATAATCAAAGCCAAAGTACCCTCTTACGTTTTTTTCATGTTGTTGTTCATGAGTTTTCCCGACTATCCCCAAAGGCTGTGGCAACATCCTTTTACCTTGTTGCAACCAGCCAATAACTGTAAGTTGGGTATATCTAGTTGGTTTAAAGTAGCCTTCTTGTATTACTCCAAATTGTGAATATTCAGCATCCTCTCTTTTTTCTCTAAATTGATCACTTGTCAGTACCTTATTAATATAGGTGTAATCATTATCTGAATGCTGATAAAACAATCTTGTTTTTGTTGCAATTTGACTTCCTCCAAAATTAACTTGGCCTCCTCCTGTATATGTATTATATGAACCATATTCACCAAAGGCTTTACCTGTTACTCCTTTATTCCAATCGGGATCATTGAAGATATTAACACTTCCTCCTACTGCTCCTGTTCCACTCTTCACATGACTACTTCCATAGTATAGATTTACGTTATCTGCGAAAAATACTGGAAATTGAGAAAAATCAAAGACTCCTGACATAGGTGGTGTTATATTGATTCCATTCCAATTTACACGAGTTTGTGCTGCACTTCCACCTCGAAAAGACGCAGTAGATAATGCACCAGTACCCAGACTCTTTATATAAGTTGCAGAATTATCGGTTAACAATTCTGAGAAAGAGCGGGTTTTATTAATTTGTAATAATTGAGGTTCAATATGAGATACCTTTGCCCCTGCATTAGCCTCATTGGCATGTTGAATTCTACGAGCTACTATTTGCACTTCATCTAGGTTCAATCCATAAGCAACTGAATCTTTTTTCTGCGCGAAACCATTCAGCACTAAAACAGAGAAGAAAGCTATAAATACTATTTGTTTCATCTTTTACTGTGCTTAATTTGATTCAGGGAAATAGACTTGACTAGGGTAAACTCCTACCCTATAACTTTTTATATTTCCACTTTCTTTGTAATGACGTATATAACCTCGCTGAGCTGAATAATCTAAGCAATCACAGATATAAACTTCTCCTTCTGGACTTACTCCACAGCCATACATCATATCTATACCAGACAAGTGGCGATGTAATTCAAAAGTACCATCAACAGTATTCAATACATAAATACTTTGCTGAGAATCATTTTTACTTCCTGGCTTATAGGTACGGACACTAAAATAAATCTTGGTTTTACTTGCATCTATATCAGTGCGATTATAACTTATTGCTCCAATCACATCACCCTCTTGTGCTTCCTTTTTTTTAACAAAAGGCAATTGAAAAGTTTGAACGACTTGCTCTGTTTTAGGATCAACACACTTCAATAAGACACCCGACAACTTATTATTTTGATAATCATTCATTAGTGCCCAAATTCTATTATTTCTATCTTTTAATAACTTACAGGTTTTTGTTATCTCATCATTATGAACCTCTTCAATCATGCGGCTACCTTCTTCGGTAATATCATCTAAATCAAAAACATAAAGTCCTCTTGATGTCATACCAAATAATTTATTCTCGGCTACTTCCATATATTCAACCCATCTTCTTATCACTATATATTCTAAGGGAGTGCCATAAGGAGGTACCG is part of the Bacteroides coprosuis DSM 18011 genome and harbors:
- a CDS encoding TonB-dependent receptor (COGs: COG1629 Outer membrane receptor protein mostly Fe transport~InterPro IPR012910:IPR000531~KEGG: bfr:BF3029 putative TonB-dependent outer membrane receptor~PFAM: TonB-dependent receptor, beta-barrel; TonB-dependent receptor, plug~SPTR: Putative uncharacterized protein;~IMG reference gene:2504108020~PFAM: TonB-dependent Receptor Plug Domain), with amino-acid sequence MKQIVFIAFFSVLVLNGFAQKKDSVAYGLNLDEVQIVARRIQHANEANAGAKVSHIEPQLLQINKTRSFSELLTDNSATYIKSLGTGALSTASFRGGSAAQTRVNWNGINITPPMSGVFDFSQFPVFFADNVNLYYGSSHVKSGTGAVGGSVNIFNDPDWNKGVTGKAFGEYGSYNTYTGGGQVNFGGSQIATKTRLFYQHSDNDYTYINKVLTSDQFREKREDAEYSQFGVIQEGYFKPTRYTQLTVIGWLQQGKRMLPQPLGIVGKTHEQQHEKNVRGYFGFDYVRGIHEFHLKGAWLYYRLKYDKWFDGGLFDPEGNINSSKTWQGVADYSCAPIDELVLNTTLTYTHDQINVSSYIDVDSAKYIIDNTYYHIPEPDPPLRHYRNVLSWQMSARWSPLRWLQLHGQYMFEQNNRKNVSTWTAGFATNFFDKSFYIKGSISYNYRFPSMNDLYWRPGGNPDVKPEDGYSYDASIGYKKKLASWITLNAEASGYIMYIDNWILWLPKDGNQWIWTPQNKRNVLSTGAEFAGKLELKFGELKTSLSGNFSWARSRTRKRQHIDDNSYMKQIPYVPEFKWNSRLAFDYKRAFCSWQTTYIGKRFVTTDESYSTRPYTIHNLLFGYQWNLKGGVQLSPQIRIDNILDTYYESTQYYPMPLRNVLCSIMIEF
- a CDS encoding hypothetical protein (KEGG: chu:CHU_1609 surface layer protein~SPTR: Putative uncharacterized protein;~IMG reference gene:2504108021), with the protein product MQFKSVLKLFYILFLLSVFSSCEYEEDFPAGVGKGNIEAIILNEGRIFTNMGAISVLYRNGMVSPDVFRVVNNRPLGDVAQAIELINGKYFITLNNSKKIEIVHPTTFKSEGTILYTQAGLPRQIVAISDTTAIVSDLLSNNVAGADLPSQLVKIRTVPPYGTPLEYIVIRRWVEYMEVAENKLFGMTSRGLYVFDLDDITEEGSRMIEEVHNDEITKTCKLLKDRNNRIWALMNDYQNNKLSGVLLKCVDPKTEQVVQTFQLPFVKKKEAQEGDVIGAISYNRTDIDASKTKIYFSVRTYKPGSKNDSQQSIYVLNTVDGTFELHRHLSGIDMMYGCGVSPEGEVYICDCLDYSAQRGYIRHYKESGNIKSYRVGVYPSQVYFPESN